The following coding sequences lie in one Mucilaginibacter sp. KACC 22773 genomic window:
- a CDS encoding pentapeptide repeat-containing protein: MHYEDETFTKAPAAQLTGRNHTYENCKFISCDLSHANLYGLVFIDCVFDGCNLALADATDTGFQNIRFKDCKLSGLNFGKARDFLFEVYFENCILDNAIFYKKKNKKGRFTDCSMTETDLTEADLTEAKFINCNLNRAFFSRTILKGADLRSSYNYTIDPDDNMIKKAMFSLHGLPGLLAKYDIKIEG, translated from the coding sequence ATGCATTACGAGGACGAAACATTTACCAAAGCCCCTGCCGCGCAGCTTACGGGGCGCAACCATACGTACGAAAATTGTAAGTTCATCAGCTGTGATCTGTCGCATGCCAACCTGTACGGTTTGGTTTTTATCGACTGTGTATTTGATGGCTGCAACCTGGCGCTGGCCGATGCCACTGATACAGGCTTTCAAAACATCAGGTTTAAAGATTGCAAACTAAGCGGACTAAACTTTGGCAAAGCCCGCGACTTTCTGTTCGAGGTGTACTTTGAGAACTGCATTTTAGATAACGCCATCTTCTACAAAAAGAAAAACAAAAAAGGCCGGTTTACCGATTGCTCTATGACGGAGACCGACCTCACCGAAGCAGATTTAACTGAAGCTAAATTCATCAACTGCAACCTTAACCGGGCCTTTTTCAGCCGCACCATATTGAAGGGGGCCGACCTGCGCAGCTCCTACAACTACACCATCGACCCGGATGATAATATGATTAAAAAAGCCATGTTCTCGCTCCACGGTTTGCCTGGCCTGCTGGCCAAATACGATATTAAAATTGAGGGATAA
- a CDS encoding RDD family protein codes for MHPNYILVINGKPEGPFSIDELKARKIKPADFVKTPEMPDYKEAQEIAELRDLFGFAKPALLMQYFGSFDQRLLASFLDWFIVFGAFVVVIFVVVLLILQDKETRMAASFGLLACVPFAKIIYHMVMESSGNQATYGKQMLKIKVVDMNGERITFGKAVTRNLCKIFSVLTFFIGYLLAFFNKKQQCLHDMMAGTLVIKERLF; via the coding sequence ATGCATCCAAACTACATTTTAGTGATCAATGGTAAGCCCGAAGGGCCTTTCAGTATTGATGAACTAAAAGCCAGAAAAATAAAACCTGCCGACTTTGTAAAAACGCCCGAAATGCCCGATTACAAGGAAGCCCAGGAAATTGCCGAACTGCGGGACCTTTTCGGCTTTGCCAAACCCGCCCTGCTTATGCAATATTTCGGCAGTTTCGACCAGCGATTGCTGGCTTCGTTTTTAGATTGGTTTATCGTTTTCGGCGCATTTGTGGTGGTTATTTTTGTGGTGGTATTATTGATATTGCAGGATAAAGAAACGCGTATGGCTGCCAGCTTTGGCTTATTGGCCTGCGTACCATTTGCCAAAATTATTTACCATATGGTGATGGAGAGCTCGGGCAACCAGGCCACCTACGGCAAGCAGATGCTTAAAATAAAAGTGGTTGACATGAATGGCGAACGCATTACTTTTGGTAAAGCCGTAACCCGTAACCTGTGCAAAATATTTTCGGTACTTACGTTTTTTATCGGCTACCTGCTGGCCTTTTTTAACAAGAAACAGCAATGTTTACATGATATGATGGCCGGCACGCTGGTGATTAAGGAGAGGTTGTTTTGA